In the genome of Ferrovibrio terrae, the window CATACCGTCATTTTGCGGATCGCGACGAGCTTCTGACCGCCGTCGCCATTGCGGGATTCGAGGCTTTCACTGAAACACTGCGGATCGCCTCGGAGGCCGGCTCCAGAGCCGGCGCCATCAAGCGTATCTGCGCGGCCTATCTCGGCTTCGGCGCCGAGAATATTCAGCTTTACCGCCTGATGTTCGCATCCAGCCTTGTCGCCAGCGCCACCGAGGACAGCGAATTGCGCAAGGCGGCCTGGGCAAGCTTCGACCCGCTGCTGGAACGCGTGGTCGAGGGCGGCAAGTCGAAACAGGCGCGCCTCACCGCCTATGCCATCTGGGCCCAGTTGCACGGCTTCGTCACCCTGCAGGCCGACGGGCTGCTCACCGAGCCGCCGGAGGAACTGCTCAAGGGCCTGATGCTTTAGCCGGCGCTGACCTTGGCCCTGCCGCTGTCCCTGACCACATCGAGGAAGGCGCGGAGCGCCGGCGGCACGGCGCGGTGGCCGGGATAATAGACTGCCAGCGTCTCCGCCGCCGGCATCCAGCCGGCCAGCACCTGGCGCAGCTGCTTCGTCTTGAGTGCGGCGGTCGCGGCGGCATCCGCGACATAGGCGATGCCCAGCCCCTGCACGGCCGCTTCCGCCATCAGCCGGTCGTCGTCGAGGATGAGCGCACCGGGCGGATCGAGCGCCAGTGTTTGCTTGCCGCGTTCGAAGTCCCAGCGATACAGCCTGCCGCCCGGCAGGCGATGCCGGATGCAGCGATGGCGCATCAGGTCATCGGGCGTTTTCGGTGCGCCGGCACGCTTGAGATACTCCGGCGCGGCGACGCAGACGAAACCGACCGGCTTGCCGAAGCGCACGGCAATCATGTCGCGCGGGATGGTGTCGCCCAGCCGCAGCCCGGCATCGAACCCGCCGGCGACGATATCGACCAGCCGGCCTTCCGCTACCAGATCCACCGTGACATCGGGAAAGCGTTCGGCCATGCGCGGCAGCACATCACGGATCAGCATGGCGATACCCAGCGGCGGCGCGTTGAGGCGCACGGTGCCGGCAACTTTTGCGCTGCCGCGAAACGCCGCGACGCTGTCCAGCGCATCGTCCAGCGAGGCCAGCGCGGTCTGCAGGCTGGCCAGCAGCCGGACGCCGGCCTCGGTGGGCGAGACGCTGCGCGTGGTGCGGTTCAGCAGCCGCACGCCCAGCCGCTCTTCCAGCGCGCGCATGGCATGGCTGAGCGTGGACGGCGCGGTGCCGAGCTCATCGGCGGCGCGACGGAAGCTGCGATGGGTGGCGACCGCCACGAAGGCGGACAGGTCGTTGAAGGATGGCCGGCTCATTACTGGGGATTTTGCATCACCCCATG includes:
- a CDS encoding TetR/AcrR family transcriptional regulator translates to MKKPTTKSKRDAYHHGDLRRTLLQAARSEIAAHGAQSLSLASLARRAGVAQSAPYRHFADRDELLTAVAIAGFEAFTETLRIASEAGSRAGAIKRICAAYLGFGAENIQLYRLMFASSLVASATEDSELRKAAWASFDPLLERVVEGGKSKQARLTAYAIWAQLHGFVTLQADGLLTEPPEELLKGLML
- a CDS encoding LysR family transcriptional regulator is translated as MSRPSFNDLSAFVAVATHRSFRRAADELGTAPSTLSHAMRALEERLGVRLLNRTTRSVSPTEAGVRLLASLQTALASLDDALDSVAAFRGSAKVAGTVRLNAPPLGIAMLIRDVLPRMAERFPDVTVDLVAEGRLVDIVAGGFDAGLRLGDTIPRDMIAVRFGKPVGFVCVAAPEYLKRAGAPKTPDDLMRHRCIRHRLPGGRLYRWDFERGKQTLALDPPGALILDDDRLMAEAAVQGLGIAYVADAAATAALKTKQLRQVLAGWMPAAETLAVYYPGHRAVPPALRAFLDVVRDSGRAKVSAG